The Immundisolibacter cernigliae genome has a window encoding:
- a CDS encoding efflux RND transporter periplasmic adaptor subunit encodes MKSPRTVLLVLAVAVAGVTGGVLAGRWSASRTAEPAVVAVPAGSAAGTERKVLYWYDPMYPQQRFDQPGKSPFMDMQLVPRYADEATDQSDKQAGVKIDPAIVQNLGMRLAMVQRVPVSTRVEASGIVGLNERAVAVLQSRATGFVERVWPLAPGDVVAAGQPLARLRVPEWTAAQHEFIAVRGADDAALAAAARERLLSLGMTLTEVRALERGGVVQARHTVRAPIGGVLDTLDVRAGMTVTGGQTLARINGLDPVWLEVAVPEAQAGQVTVGARAEAQLAAAQGQTVVGRVTALLPTLNDATRSLRVRVELPNADGRLRPGQSAQVQLVGDGADTALAVPTEAVIRTGRRALVMVASDGGRYRPQEVTLGPELGDKTVIRAGLDEGQQVVASGQFLVDSEASLLGIGVGPAADRPVAAPHSGHVQGDGAGAAP; translated from the coding sequence ATGAAATCGCCACGAACCGTTTTGCTGGTGCTCGCGGTGGCGGTCGCCGGCGTCACCGGCGGTGTGCTGGCGGGCCGCTGGTCGGCGTCGCGCACGGCCGAGCCCGCGGTCGTTGCCGTCCCGGCAGGCAGTGCGGCAGGCACGGAACGCAAGGTGCTGTACTGGTACGACCCCATGTACCCGCAGCAGCGTTTCGATCAACCGGGCAAGTCGCCCTTCATGGACATGCAGCTGGTGCCGCGCTACGCCGACGAGGCGACCGACCAGTCCGACAAGCAAGCCGGCGTGAAGATCGATCCGGCCATCGTTCAGAACCTGGGCATGCGGCTGGCCATGGTGCAGCGCGTGCCTGTGAGTACGCGCGTCGAGGCCAGTGGCATCGTCGGTTTGAACGAGCGCGCGGTGGCGGTGCTGCAAAGCCGCGCCACAGGCTTCGTCGAGCGCGTGTGGCCACTGGCGCCGGGCGATGTGGTCGCGGCCGGGCAGCCGCTGGCCCGGCTGCGGGTGCCCGAATGGACGGCGGCGCAGCACGAATTCATCGCCGTGCGCGGCGCGGATGATGCCGCCCTGGCGGCGGCGGCGCGCGAGCGGCTGCTGTCGCTTGGCATGACGCTGACCGAAGTTCGCGCACTGGAGCGAGGTGGTGTCGTACAGGCGCGCCATACGGTGCGGGCGCCCATCGGCGGGGTGCTGGACACGCTGGACGTGCGCGCCGGCATGACCGTGACCGGTGGCCAGACGCTGGCGCGCATCAACGGGCTCGATCCGGTGTGGCTGGAAGTGGCGGTGCCGGAGGCGCAGGCGGGGCAGGTGACGGTCGGCGCCCGCGCGGAGGCCCAGCTCGCCGCCGCGCAGGGACAGACGGTTGTCGGGCGGGTGACCGCGCTGCTGCCGACCCTGAACGACGCCACGCGCAGCCTGCGGGTGCGGGTCGAGCTGCCCAACGCGGATGGCAGGCTGCGGCCCGGCCAGTCGGCGCAGGTGCAGCTGGTCGGCGACGGCGCGGACACGGCGCTCGCGGTGCCGACCGAGGCGGTGATCCGCACTGGTCGGCGGGCGCTGGTGATGGTAGCGAGCGACGGCGGACGTTACCGGCCGCAGGAAGTCACCCTTGGCCCGGAGCTGGGCGACAAAACGGTGATCCGCGCCGGCCTGGACGAGGGCCAGCAAGTCGTTGCCAGCGGCCAGTTCCTGGTCGATTCGGAAGCCAGCCTGCTCGGCATCGGCGTTGGCCCGGCTGCGGACCGGCCAGTGGCTGCGCCACACAGCGGGCATGTTCAGGGGGATGGGGCGGGGGCCGCGCCGTGA
- a CDS encoding efflux RND transporter permease subunit, whose translation MIARVIRWSVANRFLVLLATLLVTAWGIWALRSTPIDALPDLSDVQVIVRTAYPGQAPRVVEDQVTYPLTTTLLSVPGAKTVRGFSFFGDSYVYVLFEDGTDLYWARSRVLEYLSQVQSRLPPGARPALGPDATGVGWIYQYALVDKSGRHDLSQLRALQDWFLRFELKTLPNVAEVASIGGMVRQYQIVPDPVKLAALGITHQALRAAIEGANQETGGAVLTLGEAEFMVRASGYLKTLEDFRAIPLQLVGGVPVTLGDVAQVQLGPEMRRGVAELDGEGEVVGGVVILRSGKDVRSTLTAVHKKIDELRTGLPPGIQIVTTYDRSGLIDRAVDNLSRKLVEEFIVVALVCGVFLWHLRSAGVAIVALPLGVLIAFGVMRQQGLSANIMSLGGIAIAIGAMVDAAIVMIENAHKKIEAWQHAHPRQTLAGEARWQVMTEAAAEVGPALFFSLLIITVSFLPVFLLQAQEGRLFGPLAFTKTFAMAAAAGLSVTLVPVLMGYWIRGRLPDETRNPLNRVLIRLYRPLLEAVLAWPKLTLAVAGLIFLTTLWPLARLGGEFLPPLDEGDLLYMPSALPGLSAQKASELLQQTDRLIKTVPEVARVFGKAGRADTATDPAPLEMFETTVQFKPRDQWRPGMTPETLQAELDRVVRVPGLANIWIPPIRNRLDMLATGIKSPIGVKIAGNDLAAIDRVAQQVERVAKTVPGVSSALAERLTGGRYVDIDIDRAAAARYGLNIADVQSVVAGLIGGETIGEVVDGRARYPINLRYPRAWRGTVQGLQELPFVTPAGSQITLGMVARIDIGDGPAMLRSENARPGGWVYIDAHGRDLAAVVGDLRRAIGRQVRLEPGMSLAYSGQFEFLERANARLRLLVPATLLVIFVLLYLSFGRFGEALLIMATLPFALTGGVWFLYLLGYNLSVATGVGFIALAGVAAEFGVIMLLYLKNAWGERLQRGQSSEADLCDAIREGAVLRVRPKAMTVAVIVAGLLPIFWGEGAGSEIMRRIAAPMVGGMLTAPLLSLFVIPAAYRLLRRRDRGASTSPGLFAVEESP comes from the coding sequence GTGATCGCCCGCGTCATCCGCTGGTCCGTGGCCAACCGCTTTCTGGTTTTGCTGGCGACGCTGCTGGTCACCGCCTGGGGCATCTGGGCCCTGCGCAGCACGCCCATCGACGCCCTGCCGGACCTGTCCGACGTGCAGGTCATCGTGCGCACCGCGTATCCCGGCCAGGCGCCGCGGGTGGTGGAGGATCAGGTCACCTATCCGCTGACCACCACCCTGCTGTCGGTGCCGGGGGCGAAGACGGTGCGCGGTTTCTCGTTCTTTGGCGACAGCTACGTCTACGTGCTGTTCGAGGACGGCACTGATCTTTACTGGGCGCGCTCGCGGGTGCTGGAGTACCTGAGCCAGGTGCAGTCGCGCCTGCCGCCGGGTGCCCGACCGGCGCTGGGGCCGGATGCCACCGGCGTCGGCTGGATTTACCAGTACGCGCTGGTCGACAAAAGTGGCCGGCACGACCTGTCGCAACTGCGCGCCCTGCAGGACTGGTTCCTGCGCTTCGAGCTGAAAACCCTGCCCAACGTGGCCGAGGTGGCGAGCATAGGCGGTATGGTCAGGCAGTACCAGATCGTGCCCGATCCGGTGAAGCTGGCGGCGCTGGGCATCACTCACCAGGCGCTGCGCGCCGCCATCGAGGGCGCCAACCAGGAGACCGGCGGCGCCGTGCTGACGCTGGGCGAGGCTGAATTCATGGTGCGCGCCAGCGGCTACCTGAAGACGCTGGAGGATTTTCGCGCCATCCCGCTGCAGCTCGTCGGCGGCGTGCCGGTCACCCTGGGCGACGTGGCGCAGGTTCAGCTCGGCCCGGAAATGCGCCGCGGCGTGGCGGAACTCGACGGCGAGGGCGAAGTCGTCGGCGGCGTGGTGATTCTGCGTTCCGGCAAGGACGTGCGCAGCACGCTGACCGCCGTACACAAAAAGATCGATGAACTGCGCACCGGCCTGCCGCCGGGCATCCAGATCGTCACCACCTACGACCGCAGCGGTCTGATCGATCGCGCGGTGGACAACCTCAGCCGCAAGCTGGTGGAGGAATTCATCGTCGTCGCGCTGGTGTGCGGCGTGTTCCTGTGGCATCTGCGCTCGGCCGGCGTGGCCATCGTGGCGCTGCCGCTGGGCGTGCTGATCGCCTTCGGCGTCATGCGCCAGCAGGGCCTGAGCGCCAACATCATGTCCCTGGGCGGCATCGCGATTGCCATCGGCGCCATGGTCGATGCCGCCATCGTGATGATCGAGAACGCGCACAAGAAGATCGAGGCCTGGCAGCACGCGCATCCGCGGCAGACACTGGCTGGCGAGGCGCGCTGGCAGGTGATGACCGAGGCCGCTGCCGAGGTCGGCCCGGCGCTGTTTTTCTCGCTGCTGATCATCACCGTGTCGTTTCTGCCGGTGTTCCTGCTGCAGGCGCAGGAGGGCCGGCTGTTCGGGCCGCTGGCCTTCACTAAAACCTTCGCCATGGCCGCCGCGGCCGGGCTGTCGGTAACGCTGGTGCCGGTGCTGATGGGCTACTGGATTCGCGGCCGGCTGCCGGACGAGACCCGCAATCCCCTGAACCGTGTGCTGATCAGGCTCTATCGGCCGCTGCTCGAAGCCGTTCTGGCCTGGCCGAAGCTCACGCTGGCGGTGGCCGGTTTGATCTTTCTGACCACGCTGTGGCCGCTGGCCCGTCTGGGCGGCGAATTCCTGCCGCCGCTGGACGAGGGCGACCTGCTGTACATGCCAAGCGCCCTGCCGGGGCTGTCGGCGCAGAAGGCGAGTGAGCTTTTGCAGCAGACCGACCGCCTGATCAAAACCGTGCCGGAGGTGGCGCGCGTTTTCGGCAAGGCCGGCCGCGCCGATACCGCCACCGACCCGGCGCCGCTGGAGATGTTCGAGACCACCGTACAGTTCAAGCCGCGCGATCAGTGGCGGCCCGGCATGACGCCGGAAACATTGCAGGCCGAGCTGGACCGCGTGGTGCGGGTGCCGGGCCTGGCCAATATCTGGATCCCGCCCATCCGCAACCGTCTGGACATGCTGGCCACCGGCATCAAGAGCCCGATCGGGGTCAAGATCGCCGGCAACGACCTGGCCGCCATCGACCGGGTGGCGCAGCAGGTCGAGCGCGTCGCCAAGACGGTGCCGGGCGTGAGCTCTGCGCTGGCCGAGCGCCTCACCGGCGGGCGCTATGTGGATATCGACATCGACCGTGCCGCCGCTGCCCGCTACGGCCTGAACATCGCCGATGTGCAGTCGGTGGTGGCCGGCCTGATCGGCGGCGAGACCATCGGCGAGGTCGTCGACGGCCGCGCGCGCTACCCGATCAACCTGCGCTACCCGCGCGCGTGGCGGGGCACCGTGCAGGGCCTGCAAGAACTGCCCTTCGTCACGCCGGCCGGCAGCCAGATCACCCTGGGCATGGTCGCCCGCATCGACATCGGCGATGGGCCGGCCATGCTCAGGAGCGAGAACGCGCGTCCCGGCGGCTGGGTCTACATCGATGCCCATGGCCGCGACCTGGCCGCGGTGGTCGGCGATCTGCGGCGCGCCATCGGGCGGCAGGTGCGGCTCGAACCGGGCATGAGCCTGGCCTATTCGGGGCAGTTCGAGTTCCTGGAACGCGCCAACGCCCGCCTCAGGCTGCTGGTGCCGGCGACATTGCTGGTCATCTTCGTGCTGCTGTACCTGAGCTTTGGCCGTTTCGGCGAGGCGCTGCTGATCATGGCCACGCTGCCGTTCGCACTCACCGGTGGCGTGTGGTTTCTGTACCTGCTCGGCTACAACCTGTCGGTGGCCACCGGCGTCGGCTTCATCGCGCTGGCCGGGGTCGCGGCCGAGTTTGGCGTGATCATGCTGCTTTACTTGAAAAACGCCTGGGGCGAGCGCCTGCAGCGGGGCCAATCGAGCGAAGCGGACCTGTGTGATGCCATCCGCGAGGGCGCCGTGCTGCGCGTGCGGCCCAAGGCCATGACTGTGGCGGTGATCGTCGCCGGCCTGCTGCCCATCTTTTGGGGCGAGGGCGCCGGCAGCGAGATCATGCGCCGCATCGCCGCGCCCATGGTGGGCGGCATGCTGACGGCGCCGCTGCTGTCCCTGTTCGTGATCCCGGCCGCCTACCGGCTGCTGCGGCGCCGTGATCGCGGCGCTTCGACGTCACCTGGGTTGTTCGCCGTGGAGGAATCGCCATGA
- a CDS encoding MerR family transcriptional regulator, which yields MTVNELARTAGVPAAKVRYYARRGLLPARRDAGNGYRCFGWPALVRLRFIVAARALGFTLRDIARLLHEADAGRSPCPGVRELLDRRLADIAAQRRALARKQARLKALRARWQAAPDGQPDPQRLCPLLDSVPVDVLNGVGDA from the coding sequence ATGACCGTGAACGAACTGGCCCGCACCGCCGGCGTGCCGGCGGCCAAGGTGCGCTACTACGCCCGGCGCGGACTGCTGCCGGCCCGCCGCGATGCGGGCAACGGCTACCGCTGTTTCGGTTGGCCGGCGCTGGTGCGGCTGCGCTTCATCGTCGCCGCCCGGGCGCTGGGCTTTACGCTGCGCGACATCGCCCGCTTGCTGCACGAGGCCGACGCCGGCCGTTCGCCTTGTCCGGGCGTGCGCGAGCTGCTCGACCGGCGGCTGGCCGACATCGCTGCGCAGCGCCGCGCGCTGGCACGCAAGCAGGCCCGACTGAAGGCACTTCGGGCGCGCTGGCAGGCCGCACCGGACGGCCAGCCGGACCCGCAGCGGCTGTGCCCGCTGCTCGACAGCGTTCCGGTCGATGTTCTGAACGGGGTCGGCGACGCCTGA
- a CDS encoding DUF411 domain-containing protein, with amino-acid sequence MRVFSKLGARPLGRTLGVLAIGAALMLVAGWLPGGAKATPPAVTVYKTASCGCCGAWVAHLRGAGFVTQVHDVADLQAVKTRLGVPQSLGSCHTATVGGYVIEGHVPATDIARLLEQRPAAKGLAVPGMPLGSPGMEHGDRQEPYRVLLWGTGAPRTFAEYPAAGR; translated from the coding sequence ATGAGGGTATTTTCGAAGCTTGGTGCGCGGCCGCTGGGCCGAACGCTCGGCGTGCTGGCCATCGGCGCCGCGTTGATGCTGGTGGCCGGCTGGCTGCCCGGTGGGGCCAAGGCGACGCCACCGGCAGTGACGGTCTACAAGACCGCCAGCTGCGGCTGCTGCGGCGCCTGGGTCGCGCACCTGCGGGGGGCGGGTTTCGTGACCCAGGTGCACGACGTGGCGGACCTGCAGGCGGTCAAGACGCGCCTGGGCGTGCCGCAGTCGCTGGGCTCCTGCCACACGGCCACAGTCGGCGGCTATGTCATCGAAGGCCACGTGCCGGCGACCGACATCGCCCGTCTGCTCGAGCAGCGGCCGGCGGCAAAGGGGCTGGCGGTGCCGGGCATGCCGCTGGGCTCGCCCGGCATGGAGCATGGCGATCGGCAGGAACCCTACCGGGTGCTGCTGTGGGGCACGGGTGCGCCGCGGACCTTCGCCGAGTACCCGGCGGCCGGGCGCTGA
- a CDS encoding c-type cytochrome, producing MIKQLLMGVVLGLLLMLAGGLAMVLGGLPNVAAGWRDPPILAWLLHTTYERSVARRAAAIAVPPADPGQAPAGARAFEEMCAICHTPPGREPTVQSAGLNPPPPALAELATRRTPEEAFWVIQNGVRMTAMPAFGPTHTDAELWQLVTFLWRARGLDGAGYDALLARARRLPAGDGHAHRHGPDGADPPDQAPAAAPAPSGHDHHQGDDAHAH from the coding sequence GTGATCAAGCAGCTTCTGATGGGCGTCGTCCTGGGCCTGCTGCTGATGCTGGCGGGCGGGCTTGCCATGGTCCTGGGCGGGCTGCCGAACGTCGCCGCCGGCTGGCGCGATCCGCCCATCCTGGCCTGGCTGCTGCACACCACCTACGAGCGCTCGGTGGCCCGGCGCGCCGCCGCCATCGCGGTGCCGCCCGCCGATCCGGGCCAGGCGCCCGCCGGCGCGCGCGCCTTCGAGGAGATGTGCGCGATCTGCCACACCCCGCCCGGGCGGGAGCCGACGGTGCAAAGCGCAGGCCTGAACCCGCCGCCGCCGGCGCTCGCCGAGCTCGCCACGCGGCGCACGCCCGAGGAGGCGTTCTGGGTGATCCAAAACGGCGTGCGCATGACCGCCATGCCGGCCTTCGGCCCGACCCACACGGACGCCGAGCTGTGGCAGCTCGTGACCTTTCTGTGGCGGGCCCGGGGGCTCGACGGCGCCGGCTACGACGCGCTGCTTGCACGCGCCCGCCGCCTGCCTGCCGGCGACGGCCACGCCCACCGCCACGGCCCGGACGGCGCTGATCCGCCCGACCAGGCGCCCGCCGCCGCACCGGCGCCCAGCGGTCACGACCACCACCAAGGAGACGACGCCCATGCGCACTGA
- a CDS encoding copper resistance system multicopper oxidase has translation MRTDRTRRRVLAGLAAGGTLAGLDLLAPAWARPIGGAVGARQPGPSEYDIRIARTRIPIAGREAYAHTLNGTVPGPLIELHEGHEARLRVHNTLDEPTSIHWHGLLLPFEMDGVPGVTFPGIAPGQSFEARFPVRQAGTYWYHSHSGFQEQTGVYGPLVIHPAGGYAEPFERDYVVILSDWTFEDPWAVMKKLKKQSDYYNFQQVTLPEVIAGGAAGWRDWLAWGAMRMSPADIADITGYTYTYLLNGLHPDGNWTGLFRPGERVRLRFINASAMTYFNVRIPGLPMTVVQADGQDVEPVETDEFQIAVAETYDVLVTPGEDRAYTVFAEAMDRSGYARGTLAPRPGMAAAVPALRKPVRRTMVDMGMDHGAGGHAGHGGGGSAAAAMPGMDHAAMGHAMPPPAPAGASAADHAAMGHGPPAGGAAQAGHGGYEPAAPPRGVLGGSDHAPHGAHAAPIDLTPGRVRSARTGRERAAPGPVAGQHDADTHGAGNQAVAMVQRDRTAEAGTGLGEAEHRVLVYADLRGRRQGADPRPPERTLELHLTGHMERFMWSFDGKKFSEVKAPIEVRYGERLRIVLVNDTMMEHPIHLHGMFVELDNGQGEFRPRKHTLNVRPAERMTLLLTADEPGRWAWHCHLLYHMHMGMFRVMEVVS, from the coding sequence ATGCGCACTGACCGTACCCGCCGGCGCGTGCTCGCTGGCTTGGCCGCTGGCGGCACGCTCGCGGGTCTCGACTTGCTGGCGCCGGCGTGGGCGCGGCCGATCGGCGGGGCGGTCGGCGCCCGTCAGCCCGGTCCGTCGGAGTACGACATCCGCATCGCGCGCACGCGCATCCCGATCGCGGGGCGCGAGGCCTACGCCCACACCCTGAACGGCACCGTGCCGGGGCCACTCATCGAGCTGCACGAGGGCCACGAGGCGCGGCTGCGGGTGCACAACACGCTCGACGAGCCCACCTCCATTCACTGGCACGGCCTCCTGCTGCCGTTCGAGATGGACGGCGTGCCGGGCGTGACCTTTCCCGGCATCGCGCCGGGGCAGAGCTTCGAGGCGCGCTTTCCGGTGCGTCAGGCCGGCACCTACTGGTACCACAGCCACTCCGGCTTTCAGGAACAGACCGGCGTGTACGGCCCGCTGGTGATCCACCCCGCCGGCGGCTACGCCGAGCCCTTCGAGCGCGACTACGTGGTGATTCTGTCGGACTGGACCTTCGAGGACCCGTGGGCCGTGATGAAGAAGCTCAAGAAGCAGAGCGACTACTACAACTTCCAGCAGGTGACCTTGCCCGAGGTGATCGCCGGCGGCGCGGCGGGCTGGCGCGACTGGCTTGCCTGGGGCGCGATGCGCATGAGCCCGGCGGATATCGCCGACATCACCGGCTACACGTACACCTACCTGCTGAACGGCCTGCACCCGGACGGCAACTGGACCGGCCTGTTCCGCCCGGGCGAGCGCGTGCGGCTGCGCTTCATCAACGCCTCGGCGATGACGTACTTCAACGTGCGCATCCCCGGGTTGCCGATGACGGTGGTGCAGGCCGACGGGCAGGACGTCGAGCCGGTGGAGACGGATGAGTTCCAGATCGCCGTGGCCGAGACCTACGACGTGCTCGTCACCCCCGGCGAGGACCGTGCCTACACCGTGTTCGCCGAGGCCATGGACCGCAGCGGCTACGCGCGCGGCACGCTCGCCCCGCGGCCGGGCATGGCAGCGGCGGTGCCGGCGCTGCGCAAACCGGTGCGCCGCACGATGGTGGACATGGGCATGGACCATGGCGCCGGCGGCCACGCAGGCCACGGCGGTGGCGGGTCGGCCGCGGCCGCCATGCCCGGCATGGACCACGCGGCGATGGGTCACGCCATGCCGCCCCCAGCGCCGGCCGGTGCGAGCGCAGCCGACCACGCCGCCATGGGCCACGGCCCGCCGGCCGGCGGCGCGGCCCAAGCCGGCCACGGCGGTTACGAGCCGGCCGCGCCGCCCCGCGGCGTGCTGGGCGGCAGCGACCACGCGCCGCATGGCGCGCACGCCGCGCCCATCGACCTCACGCCCGGACGCGTGCGCAGCGCGCGCACCGGCCGCGAGCGCGCCGCGCCGGGGCCGGTGGCCGGCCAGCACGACGCCGACACGCACGGCGCCGGCAACCAGGCGGTGGCGATGGTGCAGCGCGACCGCACCGCCGAGGCCGGCACCGGGCTCGGCGAGGCAGAGCATCGCGTGCTGGTCTACGCCGACCTGCGCGGCCGCCGCCAGGGGGCCGATCCGCGACCGCCTGAGCGCACGCTCGAGCTGCACCTCACCGGCCACATGGAGCGCTTCATGTGGTCCTTCGACGGCAAGAAGTTCTCGGAGGTGAAGGCGCCGATCGAGGTGCGCTACGGCGAACGCCTGCGCATCGTGCTGGTCAACGACACCATGATGGAACACCCTATCCACCTGCACGGCATGTTCGTCGAGCTCGACAACGGCCAGGGCGAGTTCCGCCCGCGCAAGCACACCTTGAACGTGCGCCCGGCCGAGCGCATGACACTGCTGCTCACCGCCGACGAGCCGGGCCGCTGGGCCTGGCACTGCCATCTGCTCTACCACATGCACATGGGTATGTTCCGCGTCATGGAGGTGGTGTCATGA
- a CDS encoding copper resistance protein B, whose protein sequence is MKPIIGGIGAALLGLVGAAVHGAEPGAGAPADFPHVHEDDHPFGLALIDRLEYRDDEGPNHLLWDAQGWYGGDYNRLWLKTEGESPVSDSNGEFEAQALYGRLVAPYWDLQAGLRYDRTFGSGPDRDRAFGVLAVQGLAPYRFETDLALFVSEAGDLSARAQFEYDLLLTQRLVLQPRVEVNAAAQQVKSWGVGSGLNDLQLGLRLRYEIRREFAPYVGVEWVRKLGDTADFARAEGEDTGNLGLVAGLRLWF, encoded by the coding sequence ATGAAGCCCATTATCGGAGGCATCGGCGCGGCGCTGCTGGGCCTGGTCGGCGCGGCGGTTCACGGGGCGGAACCCGGCGCCGGCGCACCGGCGGATTTCCCGCACGTGCACGAAGACGATCATCCCTTCGGGCTGGCCCTGATCGACCGCCTCGAATACCGCGACGACGAGGGGCCGAACCACCTGCTGTGGGACGCGCAGGGCTGGTACGGCGGCGACTACAACCGCCTATGGCTGAAAACCGAAGGCGAAAGCCCGGTCTCGGACAGCAACGGCGAGTTCGAAGCGCAGGCGCTGTACGGCCGCCTGGTGGCGCCGTACTGGGACCTGCAGGCCGGCCTGCGCTACGACCGCACCTTCGGCAGCGGGCCGGACCGCGACCGCGCCTTCGGCGTGCTGGCCGTGCAGGGCCTGGCGCCGTACCGCTTCGAGACCGATCTGGCCCTGTTCGTGAGTGAGGCCGGCGACCTGAGCGCGCGCGCCCAGTTCGAGTACGACCTGCTGCTCACGCAGCGCCTGGTCCTGCAGCCGCGGGTCGAGGTCAATGCCGCCGCGCAGCAGGTGAAAAGCTGGGGTGTCGGCAGCGGCCTGAACGACCTGCAACTGGGCCTGCGCCTGCGCTACGAAATCCGCCGCGAATTCGCGCCCTACGTGGGCGTCGAGTGGGTCAGGAAGCTCGGCGACACCGCCGACTTCGCCCGCGCGGAAGGGGAGGACACCGGCAACCTCGGTCTGGTGGCCGGGTTGCGGCTGTGGTTTTGA